The Bombus fervidus isolate BK054 chromosome 6, iyBomFerv1, whole genome shotgun sequence genome contains a region encoding:
- the LOC139988401 gene encoding protein tudor isoform X2 produces MSIKQNSELIIFVTHIEPCHTFLRIWGQIDKNSATCVERMILPLVEQFTRRQNCVKIQSASLRINALCCAKFQNDGYYRARIKHINNIDDTVLLHFIDYGNLELFPIQEIHLLDDIPGSESLQSLPPVAFQFTLMHLLPSNGHWSKEIIESIQKTLRYNEYKIMIHTITNSDNFIKLLYNDEDFTELLIKKRIAKKATLLEMYSSRGITEPELLLYEKNLSSLHSAENEDQGFQQNVCSCCAVQQKHMTHASVQEALVFKSRVLDVSSKHDVYVSFVEDGPHKFSVQLQSTTQVLRILMRDINNHPLEPLQEPPLPGSVCLGRYTRDKVLCRAVVMSVMENKCKLYYVDFGHTEVLPYTDIFKLPPHFINPRVLSIRFTLSGVHELNVTGTMKEYFKQVLAGKLLVLHVCPPEGPPLVQYGDLYDNGKNIKDILREAFPPPVMLKSINCFTYQTPKSLLVGDVVNVYVSFVESYKKFFVRLEDYMPSLELIMNDLADFCTPGPTLSLAELKIGLPCAALYDNQWYRAQILNVNGENIRVLYVDYGNEETVTLKSLRSIRADLVKTLPAQAIKCTLHGNRVIEPTQETHDRFELYTLEKRFHIKVIDVTSNGLVVDLYEKEHNMNILSELFHIVPIEHVKNQYSFKLILKTDQNEDTNKLHKKNQSISLHQTHNSSTDQEKNKYKIFKNGLSESIESRNERSNFHHNDSQNERCKRDESSNNRSTKDKWSNRHDGNDSSKIGKGTRGNRNRASDTSFKGNTKHGKSSTNRGSYSRRGGISQRMQSNKFSDRNNEGNYKNGKTNSDYHDSNRFKERKGQGYRLIQNKLNIANSTCDEKRQNLMNHTNEFYIPHPNITIGIIKLSEVVVINSLCDFYIQLNSDYIGLETMMDNIASIYENEGHLLKESDMLCGTYCIAQYSKDLKWYRAEIKDTQETSATVQFIDYGNIETVEFYKIKTIEKEFIKFPKQAIHCKLFGVKDDDLDSNKIKAFANLVINKTVEAEFINEKDGMYSVSLKRLTDDGLAEILINKKFCENTEQTKENIIEWNTISYAPGTKKDVVITWFTNPNNFYCQILDNENEFKSMMNEIQRIYATKKRISYMLQVGSPVVAIFSDDGAFYRAEIIELNKLNGHHIQYIDFGNSAIVDPQNIYPVEKELMRLPKQAVQCSLLNVAPPVGFNWSEANTKAIDNCFNVDNFTCVFHDKKDNKYLISLINNGKDVANMLAELNLASLSNSGTKSDVDVKDNNTSTPTIKSNIKRMDINLLNGQALRVKVSSVRNISEFYIQLPSATECQDIINTYMVDKNPEVMQRLSIHEICPGTGCLVYSNGVWRRAVINSRYSQSTGFNVKFIDTGAYHEILSDSVLALPGELSVMQYQSIKCSLVRNTISETDTKFKENIEGKEVIIYVEEIDNNRLIVKLFDLDGYKINIPEKSDEKLLPICPMPILNSTQEVIVAQVDHSGSIWLKCTENYQMEKNLLRALNTYYPASGKLLKPKVGHLCAVRSSNGQWYRAKIISYSNSGVYINYLDFGMSTRVSNDRVMVLDPQFYTPHQLAINVSLSVIIKGTVFEQSDILEHHLVNKCITCVFYNVNKRWVVELLHNGEKFSNKFRSLNLISEQKIYGMRESAIHNMTEGCKYKVCVAHADSPSQFWLHYADDIVDLRSKHMQLQHEALTFPEIDGILEEGSLCIVLDSINNFWYRAQVLDADEDITTIRFIDHGNTDIINNKSGKIRQMSDEWKEIKEYAIKCRLDVIPAETEDWNSAICKKFEDLVKGNVLLEAMVIANSVPKRVDLLINGKSISEMLVEDHHAVKIHIEEELIDEIIDLELDPYSAFVSHINSPNEFWVQEEKSITDLEILTDRFLVAHMYSKVDEIKENLLCVAKYPEDECWYRARVISHSDSATQVIYIDYGNSATSTEIRTIPSDLANIPPLSRKCRLIMPEGITKWSERACEEFVTLAADGATIFLLDVIDEGETSLVKLTLDGKNVTDILVNFCERHPPIIEKRLSPLGEENSPNVFVSHINSPDEFWVQAESNTTDLNTMLERLQAAPSFLPLSIFEIGTICAAKYLENGQWRRAKIFSHSEEGTEVLCIDYGNITITNETRMLPADIINIPPLSKCCALQKPNSINSWPLDACKIFEELAAGGKTMFQFEILDETSNIFSVKLSFNGKNITDILVPFVENISEDTIIKGVNETNEGEDVDINGLPENSESQNQEIGENTDNSCLNTNNVVELTVDEIVQNMKMDKPEEDKDTFNGHNNSIVANEIDKTTENLEHLKTQAEIETYSDKNEMQDIKIHAGVKTVSEEVLSSTIQNVTLNTISDSSDIKSGLEDVRKEQDNVIISKSQICNTEMEISEPNTNIQYSENVKDGNTSNLKEFVREQSVETLGGTTTNGLPINLLKKETNISSTDKEEKCNTEEVNVNITDSKNNIVTSKTKSCENSKDENTLGSEEDLREQSAEILEETTRKDTSISVLKE; encoded by the exons ATGAgcataaaacaaaattcagAGTTGATTATTTTTGTGACTCATATTGAACCATGCCATACATTCCTCAGAATATGGGgtcaaattgataaaaattctgCAACATGTGTAGAACGTATGATTTTACCCCTTGTTGAACAATTTACTAGACGTCAAAACTGTGTTAAAATTCAGTCAGCCAGTTTGCGCATAAATGCTCTTTGCTGTgctaaatttcaaaatgatgGATATTATCGAGCAAGAATAAagcatataaataatattgatgATACTGTGCTTTTGCATTTCATTGATTATGGTAATCTTGAATTGTTTCCAATACAAGAAATACATTTACTTGACGATATACCTGGTTCTGAATCTTTACAATCTTTACCACCTGTGGCGTTTCAATTTACATTAATGCATTTATTACCTTCAAATGGTCATTGGtctaaagaaataattgaGTCAATTCAGAAGACTCTACGGtacaatgaatataaaattatgattcATACTATAACCAACagcgataattttattaaacttcTGTACAATGATGAGGATTTCACTGAATTGTTAATCAAGAAACGCATAGCAAAAAAAGCAACATTGCTAGAAATGTAtag TTCAAGAGGTATAACAGAACCTGAATTGctattatatgaaaaaaatctGAGTTCATTACATTCTGCTGAAAATGAAGATCAAGGATTTCAACAAAATGTTTGTTCATGCTGTGCAGTTCAGCAAAAACATATGACGCACGCCTCTGTTCAAGAAGCTCTTGTATTTAAATCTCGCGTTTTGGATGTATCATCAAAGCATGATGTATATGTTTCATTTGTAGAAGATGGTCCACATAAGTTTTCTGTGCAACTTCAAAGTACCACTCAGGTATTGCGCATACTCATGAGAGATATTAACAATCATCCTCTAGAGCCATTACAAGAACCTCCATTACCTGGATCAGTATGTCTAGGTCGTTATACGCGAGATAAGGTGTTATGCAGAGCTGTTGTAATGTCTGTTATGGAAAATAAGTGTAAACTTTATTATGTTGATTTTGGTCACACGGAAGTATTACCATACACAGATATTTTCAAGTTACCACCTCACTTTATTAATCCTAGAGTGCTTTCTATTCGGTTCACATTAAGCGGTGTACACGAATTAAATGTTACAGGTAcaatgaaagaatattttaaacaagtaCTAGCAGGAAAGCTCCTTGTTCTGCATGTCTGCCCACCAGAGGGACCACCTTTAGTACAATATGGAGACTTATATGATAATGGAAAAAACATAAAAGACATTCTTAGAGAAGCATTTCCACCTCCAGTTATGCTGAAATCtataaattgttttacatACCAAACACCAAAATCATTATTAGTAGGAGACGTAGTAAATGTCTACGTTTCGTTTGTGGaatcttataaaaaattttttgtacGACTTGAGGATTATATGCCATCTCTTGAATTAATAATGAATGATTTAGCAGATTTTTGTACACCTGGGCCTACTTTAAGTCTAGCAGAATTAAAGATTGGTCTTCCTTGTGCTGCTTTATATGATAATCAATGGTATAGAGCACAGATTCTGAACGTAAATGGAGAAAATATAAGAGTCTTATATGTAGACTATGGTAATGAAGAAACTGTAACTTTAAAGTCTCTTCGTTCAATTCGTGCCGACTTAGTCAAAACATTGCCAGCACAAGCTATAAAATGTACTTTGCATGGTAATCGAGTGATTGAACCTACTCAAGAAACTCACGATCGGTTTGAGTTGTACACTTTGGAAAAACGCTTCCATATAAAAGTTATAGATGTAACTTCTAATGGTCTAGTGGTAGATTTGTATGAAAAAGAGCACAACATGAATATTCTTTCTGAATTGTTTCATATAGTTCCAATTGAACATGTAAAAAATCAGTACTCTTTTAAACTGATTTTGAAAACTGATCAAAATGAGGATACaaataaattgcataaaaaaaaTCAATCAATATCACTGCATCAAACACATAACAGTAGTACTGATCAAGAAAAgaataagtataaaatttttaaaaatggatTAAGTGAATCAATTGAAAGTAGGAATGAAAGAAGTAATTTTCATCATAATGATTCACAAAATGAAAGATGTAAGAGAGATGAGTCTTCTAATAATCGTAGTACAAAAGATAAATGGAGCAATAGACATGATGGTAATGATTCGTCTAAAATCGGGAAAGGTACCAGAggtaatagaaatagagcttCAGATACATCATTTAAGGGCAATACCAAACATGGAAAAAGTAGTACTAATCGTGGTAGTTATTCTAGACGTGGTGGCATTTCTCAGAGAATGCAAAGTAACAAATTCAGTGATAGAAATAATGAgggaaattataaaaatggaaaaacaaATAGCGATTATCATGATAGTAATagatttaaagaaagaaaaggacaaGGATATAGGCTTATACAAAATAAGTTAAACATCGCTAATTCTACCTGTGATGAAAAAAGACAAAACCTTATGAATCatacaaatgaattttatattccaCATCCTAATATAACTATTGGAATTATAAAACTTTCTGAAGTAGTTGTTATAAATAGTCTCTgtgatttttatatacaattaaattcTGATTATATTGGTTTAGAGACTATGATGGATAATATTGCATcaatatatgaaaatgaagGACACTTACTAAAAGAATCTGACATGTTATGTGGCACATATTGCATTGCTCAGTATTCAAAAGACCTAAAATGGTATAGAGCTGAAATCAAAGACACTCAAGAAACTAGTGCAACTGTACAATTCATAGATTATGGCAATATAGAAAcagttgaattttataaaattaaaactatagaaaaggaatttataaaattccctAAACAAGCTATACATTGTAAACTATTTGGTGTAAAGGATGATGATCTTGattcaaacaaaataaaagcTTTTGCGAAtttagttattaataaaacagTAGAAGCagaatttataaatgaaaaagatggTATGTACAGTGTCTCACTGAAAAGATTGACTGATGATGGGCTAGCAGagattttgataaataaaaaattttgtgaGAATACCGAacaaacaaaagaaaacataATTGAATGGAATACAATTTCATATGCACCTGGAACTAAAAAAGATGTGGTTATTACATGGTTTACAAATcccaataatttttattgtcaaATACTCGATAACGAAAACGAATTTAAGTCTATGATGAATGAAATTCAGAGGATATATGCTACAAAAAAACGAATTTCATATATGTTACAG GTTGGATCTCCAGTAGTAGCAATATTCTCTGACGATGGAGCTTTTTATCGTGCAGAAATcattgaattaaataaattaaatggtCATCATATTCAGTATATAGATTTTGGAAATAGTGCTATAGTTGATCCTCAGAACATTTATCCAGTAGAAAAGGAATTAATGCGTCTTCCTAAACAAGCTGTCCAATGTTCATTGCTAAATGTTGCTCCACCAGTTGGTTTTAATTGGTCTGAAGCAAATACAAAAGCAATTGATAATTGCTTTAATGTTGATAACTTCACGTGTGTTTTTCacgataaaaaagataataaatatttaatatcattaattaataacgGAAAGGATGTAGCTAACATGTTAGCTGAACTAAATCTTGCATCATTATCCAATTCAGGTACTAAATCAGATGTTGATGTTAAAG ATAATAATACTTCAACACCAACAATTAAATCTAACATAAAAAGAATGGATATAAATCTCTTAAATGGTCAAGCACTTCGAGTAAAAGTTTCAAGTGTTCGAAATATATCAGAattctatatacaattaccttcaGCTACTGAATGTcaagatataattaatacatacATGGTTGACAAAAATCCTGAG GTGATGCAACGATTATCAATCCATGAGATATGCCCAGGCACAGGTTGTTTGGTTTATTCAAATGGAGTTTGGAGACGGGCGGTAATCAATAGCCGCTATTCACAATCCACGGGCtttaatgtaaaattcatTGATACTGGAGCATACCATGAAATTCTGTCAGATAGT GTGTTAGCTTTACCAGGAGAACTTTCTGTAATGCAGTATCAATCAATTAAATGTTCCCTTGTAAGAAATACTATTTCTGAGACAGATACtaaattcaaagaaaatattgaGGGAAAagaagtaattatatatgtggAAGAAATTGACAATAATAG acttatcgtaaaattatttgacCTAGAtggttataaaataaatattcctgAAAAGTcagatgaaaaattattaccaATATGTCCAATGCCTATTCTTAATTCTACTCAAGAAGTAATAGTGGCACAGGTAGATCACTCTGGTAGTATTTGGCTAAAGTGTACTGAAAACTACCAAATGGAGAAAAATTTACTTCGTGCACTCAATACGTACTATCCTGCTTCCGGAAAATTATTGAAACCGAAGGTGGGTCACTTATGCGCTGTTAGAAGCAGTAATGGTCAGTGGTATCGAGCTAAGATTATAAGTTATTCTAATAGTGgagtttatataaattaccTTGATTTTGGCATGTCTACCCGTGTGTCCAATGATAGAGTAATGGTGTTAGATCCGCAATTTTATACACCACACCAGTTAGCTATTAATGTCTCACTATCAGTAATAATTAAGGGTACAGTATTTGAACAATCAGATATATTAGAACATCATTTggtaaataaatgtattaccTGCGTTTTTTATAATGTTAACAAAAGATGGGTAGTGGAATTGCTACATAATGGAGAAAAGTTCAGTAACAAATTCCGTTCTCTTAATTTAATATCAGAACAGAAGATATATGGAATGAGAGAATCTGCAATTCATAATATGACAGAGGGTTGTAAATATAAAGTCTGTGTAGCTCATGCAGATTCACCTAGTCAGTTCTGGCTTCACTATGCAGATGATATTGTAGACCTTCGTAGTAAACACATGCAACTTCAACATGAAGCACTTACATTTCCAGAGATAGATGGAATATTAGAAGAAGGAAGTCTATGCATTGTCTTGGacagtataaataatttctggtATAGGGCACAGGTACTCGATGCTGATGAAGATATCACCACTATTCGATTTATCGATCATGGAAATACAGATATCATCAATAATAAATCTGGAAAGATTCGACAGATGTCAGATGAgtggaaagaaataaaggaatATGCAATTAAATGCAGATTAGATGTTATACCTGCAGAAACAGAAGATTGGAATTCtgcaatttgtaaaaaattcgaagattTAGTAAAAGGTAATGTGCTTCTGGAAGCCATGGTAATAGCAAATAGTGTTCCAAAACGAGTAGACTTGTTAATAAATGGTAAAAGTATTAGTGAAATGTTAGTCGAAGATCATCATGCTGTAAAGATTCATATAGAAGAAGAATTAATAGATGAAATAATTGACCTTGAATTGGATCCCTATTCTGCTTTTGTAAGTCACATTAACTCTCCAAATGAGTTTTGGGttcaagaagaaaaatctATTACTGATTTAGAAATATTGACTGATAGATTTCTTGTAGCACATATGTATTCCAAAGTggatgaaattaaagaaaatttattgtgTGTTGCTAAATATCCTGAAGATGAATGTTGGTATAGGGCACGTGTTATATCACACAGTGATAGTGCTACAcaagttatatatatagattatgGAAATTCAGCTACCTCAACCGAAATACGTACTATACCGTCAGATCTTGCAAATATACCTCCTCTATCAAGAAAATGTCGTTTAATTATGCCAGAAGGGATTACGAAATGGTCAGAAAGAGCTTGTGAGGAATTTGTAACATTAGCAGCTGATGGAGCAACTATATTTTTGTTAGACGTAATTGATGAAGGTGAAACATCATTGGTGAAATTAACATTAGATGGTAAAAATGTAACAGATATACTTGTAAACTTTTGTGAACGTCACCCACCGATTATAGAGAAACGATTATCTCCCTTGGGTGAAGAAAATTCACCAAATGTATTTGTTAGTCACATCAATTCACCTGATGAATTTTGGGTTCAAGCAGAAAGCAACACTACAGATTTAAATACAATGTTAGAGAGATTACAAGCAGCACCTAGTTTCCTTCCATtaagtatatttgaaattgGTACTATTTGTGCTGCAAAGTATTTAGAAAATGGTCAATGGCGCAGGGCAAAAATTTTTTCACATTCTGAAGAAGGTACTGAAGTTCTGTGTATAGATTATGGCAACATAACGATTACAAACGAAACACGAATGTTACCAGCAGACATTATAAATATCCCTCCTTTATCGAAATGTTGTGCTCTGCAAAAACCAAACAGTATAAATTCTTGGCCTTTAGATGcttgcaaaatatttgaagaactTGCTGCAGGTGGAAAAACAATGTTTCAGTTCGAGATTCTTGATGAAACCAGTAATATTTTCTCTGTTAAATTAAGTTTTAATGGGAAAAATATTACTGATATTTTAGTACCATTTGTGGAAAATATATCTGAAGATACTATAATAAAAGGAGTGAATGAAACAAACGAGGGAGAAGATGTAGATATAAACGGATTACCAGAAAATAGTGAAAGTCAAAATCAAGAAATAGGAGAAAACACAGATAATTCATGTTTGAATACTAACAATGTTGTAGAACTTACTGTAGATGAAATAGtccaaaatatgaaaatggaTAAACCAGAAGAAGATAAAGATACATTTAATGGCCATAACAATAGTATTGTTGCAAACGAAATTGACAAAACAACAGAAAATTTAGAACATTTAAAGACACAAGCTGAAATAGAGACATATagtgataaaaatgaaatgcaaGACATTAAAATACATGCTGGAGTAAAAACTGTGAGTGAAGAAGTTTTATCAAGTACAATACAGAACGTAACATTGAATACAATTTCAGACTCATCAGATATTAAAAGTGGCTTAGAAGATGTTAGAAAAGAACaagataatgtaataatatcaaaatcaCAAATATGTAATACTGAAATGGAAATAAGTGAACCAAATACAAACATTCAGTATTCTGAGAATGTTAAAGATGGAAATACATCCAACTTAAAAGAATTTGTGAGGGAACAATCTGTGGAAACACTAGGAGGAACTACAACAAACGGTCTCCctataaatcttttaaaaaaagagaCTAACATTTCAAGCACTGataaggaagaaaaatgtaatactGAAGAGGTAAATGTTAATATAACagattctaaaaataatatagtaaCTTCAAAAACAAAGTCTTGTGAAAATTCTAAAGATGAAAACACATTAGGATCAGAAGAAGATTTAAGGGAACAATCTGCAGAAATACTAGAGGAAACTACAAGAAAAGATACTTCCATAAGtgttttaaaagaataa